Proteins encoded within one genomic window of Cyprinus carpio isolate SPL01 chromosome B22, ASM1834038v1, whole genome shotgun sequence:
- the LOC109064771 gene encoding uncharacterized protein LOC109064771 gives MKKVFLFVSFVFILDGVFGDMEKVSVKEGDSLTLHTDVTEIQRIFFLMWMYGSQNTIIAKIDGKTQAVSLYDVDDGRFEDRLQLDNKTGSLSISDIRTKHSGDYHLKIISDETYLKTFSVTVHDVIFAGLENKKEGDSVTLHTGVTDSQKHDLIQWTFGPTNPDSVIAEMNIKIHEITLNSDDIFRGRLHLENQTGSLTIRDIRTSDAGVYQLQISNSKETLYKRFNVFVAVPDPGLSTGYIVLICLCVPLLVAVALGVMCYMLKYSKKRKEKKMMSVSEGNSITLNTGATKIQRDNEVLWMFGPQDTVIAQIYKKAGNISYTDDERFRDKLQLDHQTGDLTISDIRIPISGDYQMKITGSKAKNKRFKVIVREDTQKITEGEPVHLQTGVTELQEDEEILWMFEDAIIATVNRKSSDNSIYNVNNGKFKRRLRLDEQTGDLTIMNTKSTDSGVYELQIKSSNEVSYKKFNVLVCLNMLKHTVGDSVTLQTDVPELRNDGRILWKFSDKDILIAELNRANNQTLF, from the exons ATgaagaaagtgtttttatttgtttctttcgtATTCATTTTGGACG gtgtgtttgggGACATGGAAAAAGtctcagtgaaggagggagattctctcactctacacactgatgtcacTGAAATACAGAGAATATTTTTCTTGATGTGGATGTACGGATCTCAAAACACTATCATTGCTAAAATCGATGGGAAAACTCAGGCAGTCTCATTATATGATGTTGATGATGGGAGGTTTGaagacagactgcagctggacAATAAGACTGGATCTCTGAGCATCAGTGACATCAGAACCAAACACTCTGGAGATTATCATCTAAAGATCATCAGCGACGAGACCTACCTCAAAACTTTCAGTGTTACTGTCCATG ATGTGATTTTTGCAGGgttagaaaacaagaaagaaggagaTTCTGTTACTCTACACACTGGTGTTACTGATTCACAGAAACATGATCTAATACAGTGGACATTTGGACCTACAAATCCAGACAGCGTTATAGCTGAAATGAACATTAAGATTCATGAGATCACACTGAATTCAGATGATATATTCAGAGGAAGACTACATCTGGAAAATCAGACGGGATCTCTCACCATCAGAGACATCAGAACCTCAGACGCTGGAGTTTATCAACTACAGATCTCCAACAGTAAAGAAACACTCTACAAGAGATTCAATGTTTTTGTCG CTGTTCCAGATCCGGGTCTGTCCACTGGTTATATTGTGCTCATTTGTCTTTGTGTCCCGCTGTTAGTGGCTGTAGCTTTGGGTGTAATGTGCTACATGTTAAAATACTCTAAAAAACGAAAAG aaaagaaaatgatgtCAGTGTCGGAGGGAAATTCCATCACGCTGAACACAGGTGCAACTAAAATCCAGAGAGACAATGAAGTGCTCTGGATGTTTGGACCTCAAGATACAGTCATCGCTCAGATCTACAAAAAGGCTGGTAACATCTCATACACCGATGATGAGCGATTCAGAGACAAGCTACAGCTGGACCATCAGACTGGAGATCTGACCATCAGCGACATCAGGATCCCAATCTCTGGAGATTATCAGATGAAGATCACTGGCAGCAAAGCAAAAAATAAGAGATTCAAAGTTATTGTACGAg AGGACACACAAAAAATCACGGAGGGAGAACCTGTCCATCTGCAGACCGGTGTCACTGAACTACAGGAAGATGAAGAGATACTGTGGATGTTTGAAGATGCCATCATAGCCACAGTTAATAGAAAGAGCAGTGACAACAGCATCTACAATGTTAACAACGGGAAATTCAAACGCAGACTGCGGCTGGATGAACAAACTGGAGATCTCACCATCATGAACACTAAAAGCACAGACTCTGGAGTTTACGAACTGCAGATCAAGAGCAGCAATGAAGTCTCCTACAAGAAATTCAATGTTCTGGTTTGCT TGAATATGCTGAAACATACAgtgggagattctgtcactctacaaACTGATGTTCCTGAGCTGAGGAATGACGGCAGGATACTGTGGAAGTTTAGCGATAAAGACATTTTAATCGCCGAACTCAACCGAGCCAACAATCAGACATTATTCTAA
- the LOC122141791 gene encoding uncharacterized protein LOC122141791 — MLNQQTGDLTIRNISRVHSDVYTLQITSGKKSTCKRFMVIVHEKTVSGVEGDSVTLNTDIEIQEDDLVLWMFGPEDCPIAKGETKEKISTYDYADGRFRGKLNLNYESGSLTITNTRTEHTGVYKLQVICSRETKYKTFRLTIRESERNTGFGPGQEGIPGTKMKLTTEIVAEITVNGFREYCTFCMIVHTHWCYIYHTYCIYILYVCVINVFLWKRIAVLNLLANGPYTINTTVCILETLYLSGMFHYHYK; from the exons ATGTTAAACCAGCAAACTGGAGATCTGACCATCAGGAACATCAGCAGAGTTCATTCAGATGTTTATACACTTCAAATTACCAGCGGCAAAAAGAGCACATGCAAGAGATTCATGGTTATTGTCCACG AGAAGACTGTGTCAGgggtggagggagattcagtcacgcTGAACACTGATATTGAAATTCAAGAAGATGACCTTGTACTGTGGATGTTTGGACCTGAAGACTGCCCAATTGCCAAAGGGGAAACAAAGGAAAAGATCTCTACATATGATTATGCTGACGGGAGATTCAGAGGCAAACTGAATCTGAATTATGAgtctggatctctgaccatcacaaacaccagaactgaACACACTGGTGTTTATAAACTACAGGTCATCTGCAGCCGAGAGACTAAATATAAGACATTCAGACTTACAATCCGTG AGAGTGAAAGAAATACAGGCTTTGGGCCTGGGCAGGAAGGTATCCCTGGTACAAAAATGAAACTCACAACAGAAATAGTAGCTGAGATAACTGTGAACGGTTTTAGAGAgtattgcacattttgtatgatAGTACATACACATTGGTGTTATATATACCACACATATtgtatatacatactgtatgtgtgtgtgattaatgtgtttttgtggaaaaggaTTGCAGTCCTCAATTTGTTAGCAAATGGACCTTATACaataaacactacagtatgtATCTTGGAAACATTATATTTAAGTGGAATGTTTCATTATCACTATAAGTGA